TATACTCCTATCCCCCCGACCGTATCCATGTGATTTATAACGGGGTCGATATTAAAAAGTTCTCTTCAGGAAAGAGGGATGATATCCGCCGTAAGTACAATCTCACAGACGAGGATTTCCTGGTCCTCATCGTCGGCTCGGGCTGTAAACGAAAAGGTTTTATCCCCTCAGTCAAAGCCCTCTCACGCCTCCCGTCGAATGCCAAGCTCATGATCCTAGGCAAAGACACCCACCGTATCCCCGCTTCCGTGAGCAAAATTCCATTAGCTAAAAACCGCCTCATCTATTGTAGTCCGACAGACAAACCCGAGGATTATTACGCTGCCGCCGATATTTTCCTGCTCCCGACCCTATACGAACCATTCTCAAACGCATGCTTGGAGGCGATGGCCGCCGGCCTACCCGTGATTACCACCATCGTCAATGGATTCGCCGAGATCCTGACTACCGAAACCGGTATCAAGCTCAAGCGTTCGCGTGACCCGAAAGAAATCGCCGCCGCTATCGAGTCCCTGATGAGCCGTGAAAAACTCGCTCGGTTCAAAGCCGCTGCAGCAGAAAAAATCACTGACTTTACTAT
The window above is part of the Verrucomicrobiota bacterium genome. Proteins encoded here:
- a CDS encoding glycosyltransferase family 4 protein, with the translated sequence MEIALIRRRFTLSGGAENYTQRLALGLADRGIKVTIICEDWPVFDERIVIRTLPTCITPIQFADEVQKLMETRSFDFIFSLERVYRCDVYRAGDGVHRAWLNARAEHLGKWYKITDMLNPKNHQLLKIEKELFSPGHTRAITTNSYRIAKELVEIYSYPPDRIHVIYNGVDIKKFSSGKRDDIRRKYNLTDEDFLVLIVGSGCKRKGFIPSVKALSRLPSNAKLMILGKDTHRIPASVSKIPLAKNRLIYCSPTDKPEDYYAAADIFLLPTLYEPFSNACLEAMAAGLPVITTIVNGFAEILTTETGIKLKRSRDPKEIAAAIESLMSREKLARFKAAAAEKITDFTITRNINETMKLIQVTARLRR